One Acidobacteriota bacterium genomic region harbors:
- a CDS encoding DUF2029 domain-containing protein has product MLLRLAGITVLIFIVVTPELTVLLGKPFYVVSLFISSILWLIVFAGGQAKPVRWMFVAAILARFAAFDAAPVLSDDVWRYLWDGKVVAEGLDPYARAPSSLELRELRESWHDRINHPDVRSIYPPYAQLSFLIAHLFGGGLLSWRLMLFASDLGILFLLARIDPRASYAWALCPIVVWEGVWNLHLDLLAALFVVIAWASMRRRSGMGAGAALGVAAGLKVTPLAMAPSLFLAAKNRARFLLGAAIVLVVAAAPFAVSGRFMPGMREFAINWSFNSPLYEMLTSFFRGVDATAGLKMLWGRVAPALISSAAVEAGYSWIHPGMMARATLAVVGVVIATLLLRWVPPARSAAAVFAILLLCSPTIHPWYWLPVLPIAILAGQRWVSALALFSGASYLLYAGVQPWIVMVLAYGAPMLIFAGARLRDESRGHERSPDDRLSSR; this is encoded by the coding sequence ATGCTTCTCCGTCTCGCCGGCATCACCGTCCTGATCTTCATCGTCGTCACTCCCGAGCTCACGGTGCTGCTCGGTAAGCCCTTCTACGTGGTTTCACTCTTCATTTCTTCCATCCTCTGGCTGATCGTTTTCGCCGGGGGTCAAGCGAAGCCTGTCCGCTGGATGTTCGTAGCCGCGATCCTGGCTCGCTTTGCGGCCTTCGATGCCGCGCCGGTTCTCTCCGATGACGTCTGGAGATATCTGTGGGACGGAAAGGTCGTCGCGGAAGGGCTCGATCCGTACGCCCGGGCGCCGTCCTCGTTGGAATTGCGGGAGTTGCGCGAATCCTGGCACGACCGGATCAACCATCCGGACGTCCGCTCGATCTATCCACCATACGCACAGCTCTCGTTTTTGATTGCGCACCTGTTCGGGGGAGGCCTTCTCTCATGGCGGCTGATGCTCTTCGCGTCCGATCTGGGCATTCTCTTTCTCCTCGCGCGCATCGATCCGCGCGCATCGTATGCATGGGCGCTCTGTCCGATCGTCGTATGGGAGGGGGTCTGGAACCTTCATCTCGATTTGCTTGCCGCGCTGTTCGTCGTCATTGCATGGGCGTCGATGCGCCGGCGTTCCGGAATGGGTGCCGGGGCAGCGCTCGGAGTCGCTGCGGGACTCAAGGTCACACCGCTCGCAATGGCTCCCTCGCTCTTCCTCGCCGCGAAAAACCGGGCTCGGTTCCTCCTCGGTGCGGCGATCGTGCTCGTCGTGGCTGCTGCGCCTTTCGCCGTTTCGGGAAGGTTCATGCCCGGAATGCGCGAGTTCGCGATCAACTGGTCGTTCAACTCTCCCCTCTACGAAATGCTGACCTCGTTTTTCCGCGGCGTTGATGCGACGGCGGGGCTGAAGATGCTCTGGGGACGCGTCGCGCCGGCGCTGATCTCGAGTGCCGCGGTCGAGGCGGGCTACAGCTGGATTCATCCCGGGATGATGGCGAGAGCGACGCTCGCGGTAGTGGGAGTCGTGATCGCGACGCTCCTTCTCAGATGGGTTCCGCCGGCTCGCTCGGCGGCAGCGGTGTTCGCGATTCTCCTCCTCTGCTCGCCGACCATCCATCCGTGGTACTGGCTTCCGGTGCTTCCGATCGCGATTCTGGCGGGTCAAAGGTGGGTCTCCGCACTGGCGCTCTTTTCCGGAGCTTCTTATCTGCTGTATGCGGGTGTTCAGCCGTGGATCGTGATGGTCCTGGCCTATGGAGCCCCGATGTTGATCTTCGCGGGAGCCCGGTTGCGTGACGAGTCGCGCGGCCACGAGCGATCGCCTGACGATCGTCTCTCGTCACGGTGA
- a CDS encoding NAD(P)/FAD-dependent oxidoreductase: MTDRRERAKADVVIVGAGFGGLYAARQLEDSGLSVTLIDRKNHHTFQPLLYQVATAALNPADIASPIRSILRDQKNVRVVLGDVTSIDRTNRRVVYAGGSVDYDYLIVATGATHSYFGHDEWARISPGLKTVEDAVEIRRRILLAFEAAEQETDEWKRSEFLTFVIVGAGPTGVELAGSLSEIARHTIIRDFRTIERADTRVILVEATPHVLPQYDEKLSASAKRQLEKIGVEVMTGIPVNDIREDRVVLEGGGVIHTRTVLWAAGVRASSLARSLDTELDKAGRVVVTETLNIPGDPRVFVVGDLARVEHDGETVPGVAPAAIQEGRHAAANIERASRGEQPEKFTYRDKGMLATIGRAAAVAKIGKFSFDGFPAWIVWLAVHIATLIGFRNRILVLIGWAWAYISWTRGSRLITDVVRSAELVAEPPEEQIEKGSEEE, translated from the coding sequence ATGACCGATCGAAGGGAGCGAGCGAAAGCTGACGTCGTCATCGTCGGCGCCGGCTTCGGCGGCCTCTACGCAGCGAGGCAGCTCGAAGATTCCGGGCTGTCGGTGACTCTCATCGACCGGAAGAATCATCATACTTTCCAGCCGCTGCTCTACCAGGTAGCCACCGCGGCACTCAATCCCGCCGACATCGCTTCACCGATTCGATCGATTCTTCGCGATCAGAAGAACGTCCGCGTCGTTCTGGGGGACGTCACCTCGATCGATCGCACCAACAGACGGGTCGTGTACGCCGGTGGCTCGGTCGACTACGACTACCTCATCGTTGCCACGGGAGCCACTCACTCCTACTTCGGTCACGACGAATGGGCGCGAATTTCTCCAGGGCTCAAGACGGTCGAGGATGCCGTCGAGATCCGGAGACGGATCCTTCTGGCTTTCGAAGCCGCAGAGCAGGAGACCGACGAGTGGAAGCGGTCGGAGTTTCTTACCTTCGTCATCGTCGGTGCCGGGCCGACCGGAGTCGAGCTCGCCGGCTCGCTCTCCGAGATCGCCCGCCATACGATCATTCGCGACTTCAGAACAATCGAGCGGGCGGACACACGCGTGATTCTCGTCGAGGCAACCCCCCATGTCCTTCCTCAATACGATGAAAAGCTCTCCGCCAGCGCGAAGCGTCAGCTCGAGAAGATCGGTGTGGAAGTGATGACCGGGATTCCAGTGAACGACATCCGGGAAGACCGGGTCGTTCTCGAGGGCGGCGGGGTGATCCACACGCGGACGGTGCTCTGGGCAGCAGGCGTCAGAGCATCCTCGCTCGCCCGTTCGCTCGACACCGAGCTCGACAAGGCAGGGCGCGTCGTCGTCACCGAAACGCTGAACATCCCCGGCGACCCGAGAGTCTTCGTGGTCGGCGACCTCGCTCGAGTCGAGCACGACGGAGAGACCGTCCCCGGCGTCGCCCCCGCTGCCATTCAGGAGGGCCGGCATGCCGCCGCGAACATTGAAAGAGCGTCGCGAGGAGAACAGCCGGAAAAGTTCACCTACCGGGACAAGGGGATGCTCGCCACGATCGGGAGAGCCGCGGCGGTCGCTAAAATCGGAAAGTTCTCCTTCGATGGCTTCCCTGCCTGGATCGTGTGGCTCGCGGTGCACATCGCGACGCTGATCGGCTTTCGCAACCGCATCCTCGTTCTGATCGGCTGGGCCTGGGCTTACATCAGCTGGACTCGTGGGTCACGGCTGATCACCGACGTCGTCCGCTCCGCAGAGCTGGTCGCGGAACCCCCCGAGGAGCAGATCGAGAAGGGAAGCGAAGAGGAGTGA
- a CDS encoding phosphatase PAP2 family protein: protein MKPVGFTFRLFVCGALAILSNACQTVQLDRPESFGLETVRDALSDPDTWVPAAAAVAIAVSDTDRDISDWARRETPVFGSTDSASKSSDNLKTASHWLMLVTAGVSAEPGDRLANIAGRELLLQPVEIAIPWLKEAANRERPNGRNRQAFPSGHAGQAYAHATLTRIDLERSRLSPGWKRTVSVTSRALAAGTAWARIEAGEHYPTDVLVSAALSNLVTTLLSELVSVESGRLQVYVGRGIGLSFNLRIADLRR from the coding sequence ATGAAACCAGTGGGCTTCACTTTCCGCCTGTTCGTCTGCGGTGCGCTCGCGATCCTGTCCAATGCCTGCCAGACGGTGCAACTCGACCGTCCGGAATCGTTCGGCCTCGAGACGGTGAGGGATGCCCTCAGCGATCCCGACACCTGGGTGCCCGCGGCCGCGGCAGTTGCGATCGCTGTCTCGGACACCGATCGCGACATCTCCGACTGGGCACGACGCGAGACTCCGGTTTTCGGTTCGACCGATTCCGCGTCGAAATCGAGCGACAACCTGAAGACCGCGAGTCACTGGCTGATGCTCGTGACGGCCGGAGTCAGCGCCGAGCCGGGAGACCGGCTCGCGAATATCGCAGGGCGCGAGCTTCTCCTTCAGCCGGTCGAGATCGCGATTCCCTGGCTGAAGGAAGCGGCCAATCGGGAGCGGCCCAACGGCCGGAACCGGCAGGCGTTTCCGTCGGGTCACGCCGGGCAGGCGTATGCGCACGCGACGCTGACGAGAATCGATCTGGAACGTTCGCGGCTGTCGCCCGGCTGGAAACGGACGGTCTCGGTCACCTCGAGGGCTCTGGCGGCGGGGACTGCGTGGGCGAGGATCGAGGCGGGCGAGCACTATCCGACCGATGTTCTGGTGAGCGCGGCGCTGTCGAACCTGGTGACGACGCTCCTTTCGGAACTGGTCAGCGTCGAATCGGGACGACTCCAGGTCTATGTCGGGAGAGGAATCGGACTCTCGTTCAATCTTCGAATCGCCGATCTCCGCCGCTGA
- a CDS encoding sensory rhodopsin transducer, translating into MEPLGRKRWVIAEGYIPPESTGDGRAMVSHETACILNTSDETAHVRITIFFADREPAGPYEIEIPPRRTRHQRFNDLDNPERIPRDTDYASVIESDVPVVVQHTRLDSRQSELALITTVAYPA; encoded by the coding sequence ATGGAACCACTTGGAAGAAAGCGCTGGGTCATCGCCGAGGGGTACATTCCGCCGGAAAGCACGGGAGACGGCCGCGCCATGGTCTCGCACGAGACCGCGTGCATTCTCAACACATCGGACGAGACGGCGCACGTGAGGATCACGATCTTCTTCGCCGACCGCGAGCCTGCGGGACCGTACGAGATCGAGATTCCGCCTCGCAGAACCAGACATCAGCGGTTCAACGATCTCGACAATCCTGAACGGATTCCTCGCGACACCGACTACGCGAGCGTCATCGAATCCGACGTGCCGGTCGTGGTGCAGCACACGCGGCTCGATTCGAGACAGTCGGAGCTTGCGCTGATCACGACGGTGGCCTATCCCGCCTGA
- a CDS encoding dodecin family protein, with translation MESVGRVTEISARSKKSFEDAVRIGVERANKTLRNVTSAWVKEQRCECSGGKITAYQVNLLVTFILEE, from the coding sequence ATGGAAAGTGTAGGCAGAGTCACCGAAATCAGTGCGCGATCGAAAAAGAGTTTCGAGGATGCCGTGAGGATCGGCGTCGAACGCGCGAACAAGACGCTCCGCAACGTCACTTCGGCCTGGGTCAAAGAGCAACGCTGCGAGTGCAGCGGCGGAAAGATCACGGCTTACCAGGTGAATCTTCTCGTCACCTTCATACTCGAAGAGTAG
- a CDS encoding outer membrane beta-barrel protein — protein MVTHRLLPSLLFLLALPLMAEPSLDLSAAWTGVDISGNAVAPELENELDVEFDDADGFSVSAAIPLSERFSTELWVAIVDPEATFGFQQTSRSLGPIRMTPAHLTARFHPWSGGRFDPYIGAGVAWVGFEVEDQAANEAAGVFDLALSSDWTWTAQAGVRIGAGERLFANVDVRTMPIETEFTAVDRVPAPLETDPLFVSVGIGWRFGD, from the coding sequence ATGGTTACTCATCGACTTCTCCCTTCTCTCCTTTTCCTTCTCGCGCTTCCGCTCATGGCCGAGCCATCGCTCGACCTGAGCGCGGCGTGGACGGGTGTCGACATCAGCGGAAACGCGGTTGCTCCGGAGCTGGAGAACGAGCTCGATGTCGAATTCGACGACGCCGACGGGTTTTCGGTCAGCGCGGCGATTCCGCTGAGCGAGCGCTTTTCGACCGAGCTGTGGGTTGCGATCGTCGATCCGGAGGCTACCTTCGGGTTTCAGCAGACGAGCCGAAGTCTCGGGCCGATCCGGATGACCCCGGCGCATCTGACGGCTCGTTTTCATCCGTGGAGCGGTGGACGGTTCGATCCATACATCGGAGCGGGAGTGGCATGGGTGGGGTTCGAGGTCGAGGACCAGGCGGCGAACGAAGCTGCGGGAGTGTTCGATCTGGCGCTCTCCTCCGACTGGACCTGGACGGCGCAGGCGGGCGTGCGGATCGGTGCGGGCGAGAGACTCTTCGCGAACGTCGACGTACGTACGATGCCGATCGAAACTGAGTTCACGGCCGTCGACCGTGTACCCGCGCCGCTCGAGACGGATCCGCTGTTCGTGTCGGTCGGGATCGGCTGGCGGTTCGGCGACTGA
- the ligD gene encoding non-homologous end-joining DNA ligase — protein sequence MASIEIPGKGGADLSVGSRSVRLTNLQKPFWKKPKITKGDLIQYYADVADVLLPHIKDRPMVMKRYPNGWDEDYFFMKRAPEPRPDWILTCPIRHSRAGIVDYPLINNLSSLLWVINLGCIDLNPWYGRCPDTDQPDYLHFDLDPVPGATFENVRETALVVRDTLVALGMKPFAKTTGSRGIHVYVAIRKGPMQKEVWTVAKAIAFELQHRHPDLVTAQYMKAKRPRGRVLVDYNQNAWGRTLASIYSVRPTADATVSMPVTWKEIENGIRIEDFTIFNARERIGKTGDLWKPLLGRSRFNLDSLRN from the coding sequence ATGGCATCCATCGAGATTCCGGGGAAGGGAGGCGCCGATCTCTCTGTCGGATCGCGTTCGGTGCGGCTCACCAATCTGCAGAAGCCGTTCTGGAAAAAGCCGAAGATCACCAAGGGCGATCTCATCCAGTACTACGCGGACGTCGCCGACGTGCTGCTGCCGCACATCAAGGACCGTCCGATGGTGATGAAGCGCTATCCGAACGGCTGGGACGAGGACTACTTCTTCATGAAGCGTGCGCCAGAACCGCGTCCCGACTGGATTCTCACCTGCCCGATCCGCCATTCGCGTGCGGGGATCGTCGACTATCCGCTGATCAACAATCTCTCGAGCCTCCTTTGGGTCATCAACCTCGGATGCATCGATCTCAACCCGTGGTACGGCCGATGTCCCGATACCGACCAGCCCGACTACCTCCACTTCGATCTCGATCCCGTTCCGGGCGCGACCTTCGAGAACGTTCGCGAGACCGCTCTCGTTGTTCGCGACACGCTCGTCGCGCTCGGGATGAAGCCGTTCGCGAAGACGACCGGCTCGCGGGGGATTCACGTCTACGTCGCGATCCGGAAAGGACCGATGCAGAAGGAAGTCTGGACGGTCGCGAAGGCGATTGCCTTCGAGCTGCAGCACCGTCATCCCGATCTCGTCACGGCGCAGTACATGAAGGCGAAGCGGCCGCGCGGACGCGTGCTCGTCGACTACAACCAGAACGCCTGGGGGCGGACGCTCGCGTCGATCTACTCGGTTCGCCCGACCGCGGACGCGACCGTTTCGATGCCGGTGACCTGGAAGGAGATCGAGAACGGGATTCGGATCGAGGACTTCACGATTTTCAATGCACGCGAGCGGATCGGCAAAACCGGGGATCTCTGGAAGCCGCTGCTCGGGCGAAGCCGGTTCAACCTCGACTCGTTGCGGAACTGA
- a CDS encoding ATP-dependent DNA ligase, which yields MPLPPMEASRSESIPEGSEWAFEPKWDGFRAIVFRSGDDVVIQSKSSRPLGRYFPELVEIFRSVRRDAFVLDGEIIIESDGAISFDDLLLRLHPAESRVKKLAREIPARFIAFDLLCNGRGEKNDFRTRSYDLRRAALEKESGKWPSGIDLTPSTTDRETAKKWFEDLSSEGLDGVMAKLRSMPYRSGERDGMVKVKNFRSVDCVVGGYRLRGDGTLGSLLLGLYDDEDRLQYVGHTSALPEKSRKETQKLLDGLRDEPAFEGRVPEAENRWTQKKSNEWVPLRPDLVCEVRYDHYSQGRFRHGSKFMRWRPDKAPEQCRLEQVTAPLEGKLLKKLIRG from the coding sequence ATCCCGCTTCCGCCGATGGAAGCGAGCCGGTCGGAATCGATTCCCGAAGGCAGCGAGTGGGCGTTCGAGCCGAAGTGGGACGGGTTCCGTGCGATCGTCTTCCGCAGCGGCGACGACGTCGTGATTCAGTCGAAGTCGTCGCGGCCTCTCGGGCGTTACTTTCCCGAGCTGGTCGAGATCTTCCGATCGGTCCGGCGCGACGCTTTCGTCCTCGACGGCGAGATCATCATCGAGTCGGATGGTGCGATCTCGTTCGATGATCTGCTGCTCCGGCTTCATCCTGCCGAAAGCCGGGTGAAGAAGCTCGCGAGGGAGATCCCCGCAAGATTCATCGCCTTCGATCTGCTCTGCAACGGACGCGGAGAAAAGAACGACTTTCGGACGAGGTCGTACGATCTGCGACGAGCAGCCCTCGAAAAGGAATCGGGGAAATGGCCATCGGGGATCGATCTCACGCCATCGACGACCGACCGTGAGACCGCGAAGAAATGGTTCGAGGATCTCTCTTCCGAAGGCCTGGACGGCGTGATGGCGAAGCTGAGGTCGATGCCGTATCGCTCGGGGGAGCGCGACGGGATGGTCAAGGTGAAGAACTTCCGCAGCGTCGACTGCGTCGTCGGCGGATACCGGCTCCGCGGAGACGGAACGCTCGGTTCTCTCCTCCTCGGGCTCTACGACGACGAGGACCGGCTCCAGTACGTCGGACACACCTCGGCGCTTCCTGAGAAGAGTCGGAAGGAAACGCAGAAGCTGCTCGACGGTCTGCGCGATGAGCCCGCATTCGAAGGCCGGGTGCCGGAAGCGGAGAATCGCTGGACGCAGAAGAAGTCGAACGAGTGGGTTCCGCTGCGGCCCGATCTCGTCTGCGAAGTCCGCTACGACCACTACAGCCAGGGGCGGTTCCGCCACGGCTCGAAGTTCATGCGATGGCGGCCCGACAAGGCGCCCGAGCAGTGCCGTCTCGAACAGGTGACCGCCCCCCTCGAAGGGAAGCTGCTGAAGAAGCTTATCCGCGGTTGA
- a CDS encoding DUF4199 family protein, translating into MTENEIRDEPAGSGSILLPAVLLALVVSAWNLILAATGLYTRAMLGAIVLVIELAGLALILVRTARRGYDYRRQVLVGLAVFFVVGVGAFFSGLISWTVLAPDYLDVMTPSYRSSLERAGGMEAAEIEQRVEEFREYSTPMRQSFVAFSGTLVRGLLFSLVLAIMIRSRSEPESSLLRNEGES; encoded by the coding sequence TTGACTGAAAACGAGATTCGAGACGAGCCTGCAGGGTCCGGAAGCATTCTCCTCCCCGCCGTTCTTCTCGCGCTCGTCGTGAGCGCGTGGAACCTCATTCTGGCGGCAACCGGACTCTATACGCGCGCGATGTTGGGAGCGATCGTACTGGTGATCGAGCTCGCCGGTCTCGCGCTGATCCTGGTGCGGACGGCCCGCCGAGGCTATGACTACAGACGGCAGGTCCTGGTCGGGCTGGCGGTTTTCTTCGTGGTCGGCGTCGGCGCCTTTTTCTCAGGGCTGATCAGCTGGACCGTGCTCGCTCCCGATTATCTCGACGTGATGACGCCTTCGTACCGCAGCTCTCTCGAACGGGCGGGCGGGATGGAAGCAGCCGAGATCGAACAGCGGGTCGAAGAGTTCCGGGAGTACTCGACGCCGATGCGGCAGTCTTTCGTGGCGTTTTCCGGAACGCTGGTGCGAGGACTCCTCTTCTCGCTGGTGCTCGCGATCATGATCCGATCGCGAAGCGAGCCCGAGAGCTCACTGCTGCGCAACGAAGGCGAGTCGTGA
- a CDS encoding pirin family protein has product MSTLLSNGEPEAGAINEGAVRETCSWELRAAKVGSLDIRRALPVRDRRLIGPWCFLDRYGPLTFTEGKPMDVAPHPHTGLQTVSWLFEGEVLHRDSLGFEQLIRAGELNLMTSGRAIAHSEESPRGASGGLSGVQLWIALPDAARNAEATFEHHPQLPVVSASGAAMSVFYGAAAGERSPATSFSPALGAEIRLPAGSQLELPLDELFEHGLLLIEGDLKSNGERILGDRFYYLQPGNASIDLRSDRGCVMMLIGGAPFGEKIVMWWNFVGRSFEEIERFREEWERGEMFGEVKGYQGSRLEAPPLKRRIPPTPAS; this is encoded by the coding sequence ATGAGTACGCTCCTCTCCAACGGCGAGCCGGAAGCCGGCGCGATCAACGAGGGGGCCGTCCGTGAAACCTGCTCCTGGGAGCTCCGTGCCGCGAAGGTGGGCTCGCTCGACATTCGACGCGCGCTTCCCGTCCGCGACCGGCGCCTCATCGGTCCGTGGTGCTTTCTCGATCGATACGGTCCGCTGACGTTCACGGAGGGGAAGCCGATGGATGTCGCGCCGCACCCCCATACGGGACTCCAGACGGTGTCGTGGCTTTTCGAGGGGGAGGTTCTCCATCGCGACAGCCTCGGTTTCGAACAGCTCATCCGGGCCGGCGAGCTGAATCTGATGACTTCGGGGCGGGCGATCGCGCACTCTGAAGAATCGCCGCGTGGTGCGAGCGGGGGCCTCAGCGGCGTTCAGTTGTGGATCGCCCTTCCGGACGCAGCTCGCAACGCTGAGGCCACGTTCGAACATCATCCGCAGCTTCCGGTCGTGTCCGCGAGTGGCGCAGCGATGAGCGTCTTCTATGGAGCGGCGGCCGGCGAGCGCTCTCCGGCGACGTCCTTCTCTCCCGCGCTCGGCGCCGAGATCCGGCTTCCTGCGGGATCGCAATTGGAGTTGCCGCTCGACGAGCTCTTCGAGCATGGGCTGCTCCTGATCGAAGGCGACCTGAAGTCGAATGGCGAACGCATTCTCGGAGATCGCTTCTACTACCTGCAGCCGGGAAACGCGTCGATCGATCTCCGTTCGGATCGAGGTTGCGTGATGATGCTGATCGGCGGTGCGCCGTTCGGCGAGAAGATCGTCATGTGGTGGAACTTCGTCGGCCGTTCATTCGAGGAGATCGAGCGGTTCCGCGAAGAGTGGGAGCGTGGCGAGATGTTTGGTGAGGTGAAGGGATACCAAGGTTCACGGCTCGAAGCGCCTCCTCTCAAACGACGGATCCCGCCGACTCCGGCGTCGTGA
- a CDS encoding carboxypeptidase-like regulatory domain-containing protein, producing MTSDDLLNSMRFLIAVSFVAAAIGAQVADDPVRGRLCLRDTGELAVVEMCRQVEGYEIEVEAAESDRVWIWYSRDGNVLSLGALEAGASRVRLPEEPLPMTLELDGSSDRDWPQRTTIQIGPRGRPANWTIELSSISVPMLREIRPPPGTWSVRFKADRHVPAAFPAERLVDEPVDLGLIELKPLPQIRGTIIDREGELLSEVMLIAEDGSPLATSDFNGEVLFEAPCGEEPESCRLPALFRLEYPGTAALWFRTHYRDRDLDLDVVRMAPGGALDLRVKREGVRGPIFVDVIDDPKPVPPLPYYPTIMTARLHDREDSVLIENLPEGLLRLAIRGLDAGQYYSEYFVAEAEKTIELEVTLKPYVVAFDVVHGEKPAEGVRIQVQQKETPQHVSQTEPTNAHGRASLALWQPGKHSAILVDPSRRGGLQFDSATVGDSLRIEVGEGKVTGRVVDSGTEEPIAGAAVLAESDFYKGNTASGAITDETGTYEIEGLMPTFHRVGAIAEGYLPGGRRARVGTGETPVETIELGKGVTYTITATWEDGTPIVGAAFFWLRQRTLPQPEGYTDENGQFRLVTFVPPRPAQFWIVPVEGSFAPGELYLEREIDVEVPPPSERVVLDFEDANGDPANYAHVFFTINGRHLHPQLPEALELVQRTKFHSGPAPRLVLEGLAPGSYGFMAVRAMSESEMSGYRRFGKPTTVHVGPGEQTGTVEVRVPVLRCRGEICVDY from the coding sequence ATGACCTCCGATGATCTTCTAAACAGCATGCGGTTTCTGATTGCGGTCTCGTTCGTCGCTGCTGCGATCGGTGCGCAAGTGGCCGACGACCCGGTCCGCGGCCGGCTCTGTCTCAGGGATACGGGAGAGCTCGCCGTCGTCGAAATGTGCCGGCAGGTCGAAGGATACGAGATCGAGGTCGAGGCCGCGGAGTCGGATCGAGTCTGGATCTGGTACAGCCGCGATGGCAACGTGCTGTCGCTCGGAGCTCTCGAAGCCGGCGCGAGTCGTGTGCGGTTGCCCGAAGAGCCTTTACCGATGACGCTCGAGCTCGACGGGTCTTCGGATCGGGACTGGCCGCAGCGGACGACCATCCAGATCGGACCTCGTGGCCGACCGGCAAACTGGACGATCGAGCTCTCGTCGATCAGCGTGCCCATGCTGCGAGAGATTCGACCACCCCCGGGAACCTGGAGCGTACGATTCAAAGCCGACAGGCATGTGCCGGCGGCGTTTCCTGCCGAACGCCTCGTCGATGAACCGGTCGATCTCGGACTCATCGAGCTGAAGCCGCTCCCGCAGATACGAGGCACGATCATCGATCGCGAGGGCGAGCTGCTCTCCGAGGTCATGCTGATCGCCGAGGACGGATCTCCTCTCGCGACGTCCGATTTCAACGGCGAGGTTCTCTTCGAAGCTCCGTGCGGCGAAGAGCCCGAGAGCTGCCGGCTCCCGGCGTTGTTTCGCCTCGAGTATCCGGGAACCGCGGCGCTGTGGTTTCGAACGCACTACCGCGACCGGGACCTCGATCTCGACGTCGTCAGGATGGCGCCGGGAGGAGCTCTCGATCTTCGGGTGAAACGGGAAGGAGTCAGGGGACCGATTTTCGTCGATGTGATCGATGATCCGAAGCCGGTTCCACCTCTCCCGTACTACCCCACGATCATGACGGCGCGTCTCCACGACCGGGAGGATTCCGTCCTGATCGAGAATCTTCCGGAGGGATTACTCCGCCTGGCGATTCGCGGTCTCGATGCGGGCCAGTACTACTCGGAGTACTTCGTCGCCGAAGCGGAAAAAACGATCGAGCTCGAAGTGACGCTGAAACCCTACGTCGTTGCTTTCGATGTCGTTCATGGGGAGAAGCCGGCCGAGGGGGTACGCATCCAGGTCCAACAGAAGGAGACGCCGCAGCACGTCTCGCAGACGGAGCCGACCAACGCACACGGTCGTGCATCGCTCGCGCTGTGGCAGCCTGGAAAGCACAGCGCGATCCTGGTCGATCCGAGCCGTCGCGGGGGCCTCCAGTTCGATTCGGCGACGGTCGGCGATTCGCTGAGAATCGAAGTTGGCGAAGGAAAGGTGACGGGCCGTGTCGTGGACAGCGGTACAGAGGAGCCGATTGCCGGGGCGGCGGTCCTTGCCGAGAGCGACTTCTACAAAGGCAACACTGCTTCAGGGGCAATCACCGACGAGACCGGTACGTACGAGATCGAAGGATTAATGCCGACCTTTCACCGGGTAGGAGCGATCGCCGAGGGCTATCTTCCCGGCGGCCGGCGCGCGAGAGTCGGAACCGGCGAGACCCCCGTGGAAACGATCGAGCTCGGAAAAGGGGTCACATACACGATCACCGCGACGTGGGAAGACGGTACCCCCATCGTCGGTGCGGCATTTTTCTGGCTGCGCCAGCGGACCTTGCCCCAGCCGGAGGGCTACACGGATGAGAATGGGCAGTTCAGGCTTGTCACGTTCGTACCCCCGCGTCCGGCTCAATTCTGGATCGTCCCGGTCGAAGGTTCCTTTGCTCCGGGGGAGCTCTATCTCGAGCGGGAGATCGACGTCGAGGTCCCGCCGCCGTCAGAGAGGGTGGTTCTCGATTTCGAAGATGCGAACGGCGATCCGGCCAACTATGCGCACGTGTTTTTCACGATCAATGGCAGGCACCTCCATCCGCAGCTCCCGGAAGCGCTCGAGCTCGTCCAGCGGACGAAGTTCCATTCGGGTCCGGCGCCGCGGCTGGTGCTCGAAGGACTTGCGCCGGGGAGCTATGGGTTCATGGCGGTTCGCGCAATGTCGGAGAGTGAGATGTCTGGCTACAGACGTTTCGGAAAGCCGACGACGGTCCACGTCGGGCCTGGAGAACAGACCGGAACCGTCGAGGTCCGCGTGCCGGTTCTTCGCTGTCGCGGCGAGATCTGCGTTGACTACTGA